The segment TGACTTCTCTCTGTTTATTTGCAGAGCCATTCGGTTCTGCGCCTATGACTCCCGAGCTTCGGGGGTTAATTGCCACTTTGAGGCGAGGTAACCCTCGATGGCTCGTGTTCACCGTAGATCGAATTAAAGCTGCTTACGCCCTTCCGTCGGGCGAGAACCGTGCTACTCCTATCGGTTCAGTGGTACATGTTCGACCCCGGAGAGGTTGTCGCGATAAGAGTAAGCTGACTTTCTATTGTTTGGGAGGATTTGAATGCCTATGCGTTGCTTAATGTTCTCGAATATGTTTTGTTCAGGGGCGAGGGAGAAGGAGGCGCTGCCCAACCGTCCTGATGAGTCTTCTGAAGTCGGGTCACTGCAGCGAGCTCAGAAAACTCGGCATGGCGAAGGTACTTCGCAAGTTGACCCGAGCGCTCGTATTCCGGATGCGCAGGAGACCTTTTCGTGGATATTTTCGTATGACGATGAGGTACCGATCCTCAAGTACCCCGAACGTCTTGCTCTGATTTGGCGCAAAATAAGAGAGAAGGGGTGCGAGCTTCCTCCTCTAGATGATATGCGTGAGCGTGATGCTTACGTGCAGATGGCGGTCACGAATGATAAGGTAATATTTCTCGCGATAGCTCCTGATACTCTATCCGGTTAGCTGACAATTGTTCGACCTTTGTTGTTGCTTTTGCTTAGGCTATGGAGGCGAGTAATGAATACGCCGCTTTGATGGAGAAGCGCTCAGCTGATATTCCGTGTAAAGAGGAGGTCGGGGGTCATCTTCTTATGATTCAACAGCTCCGAGGTGAGTTGGAGATCGTTCGAGTAATAGAGAAGCAGCGCGAGGTCGAGGTCGAGGGGCTGAAGGGGAAGTTGTTTGCTACTGAGGCGGAGAAGGTCGCTCTTCAGACTGATCTCGACTCGATGGAGGAAAAGCATAGACGGGAGATTGAGGGTTGCAAGGCGACAGCTCTCAAAGAACGCAATCTTGCTTGTCGATCTCTTGCCCAAGAGTATGACGCGTTCTTGTCGTGGTGAAGGATAAGCTCCGGAAGAAAAAGGAAGAGACGGCTGCAGAGATTCGTTTGCAGGAGGTGCAAGCTCGTATCGAGGCTTTGACCGAGTATATCGAAGACGGTTTCAAGCTCGAAGAGGAATTGGTGCGTCTTAAAGATCGGGAAAACTCGTTCGATCTTGATTATGGCATTGCCTCGGTGTCGGATTCTTTCCTTAGTTCCCCGATCTTCCTGAGGTTTCTGGTGATTCGGTTGACCAAGAATAACGCGAGTTGTTAGTTTGTTTGCTTTGGAATTTGTAGTTTTTGTCTTTTGGtttgtttaaaaaaacataaatatgtctTCAGAAAATGGATTATCGGGTTAATACCTTTCCTAATCGAATGTTTTGTTTAACTTTAGCTACGTTGAGCTTGTtccttttaatatttaaaaggtGTGTGTAGAATAGAGACTGATCAGGAATCTGTTTTGTGGGCCTTTATATGGCCAGATAGCAAGTCGGGCTATCAGGATTGAA is part of the Brassica rapa cultivar Chiifu-401-42 chromosome A09, CAAS_Brap_v3.01, whole genome shotgun sequence genome and harbors:
- the LOC117127746 gene encoding uncharacterized protein LOC117127746, with amino-acid sequence MEVCHFLFLAFFSRCSWSLGWLLPIWRLFMALFLGFVDRAREEGLRFGFEELKQQFCIKGKNGFPGTMILAPRPGRSVLDGIPNRDDRWREKFFVFKINPASVGDFDFGTIPRVWSNEIEPFGSAPMTPELRGLIATLRRGNPRWLVFTVDRIKAAYALPSGENRATPIGSVVHVRPRRGCRDKRAREKEALPNRPDESSEVGSLQRAQKTRHGEGTSQVDPSARIPDAQETFSWIFSYDDEVPILKYPERLALIWRKIREKGCELPPLDDMRERDAYVQMAVTNDKAMEASNEYAALMEKRSADIPCKEEVGGHLLMIQQLRGELEIVRVIEKQREVEVEGLKGKLFATEAEKVALQTDLDSMEEKHRREIEGCKDKLRKKKEETAAEIRLQEVQARIEALTEYIEDGFKLEEELVRLKDRENSFDLDYGIASVSDSFLSSPIFLRFLVIRLTKNNASC